Proteins from a single region of Chryseobacterium scophthalmum:
- a CDS encoding HugZ family pyridoxamine 5'-phosphate oxidase, producing the protein MNHTNTQEEAQRQAKPLAPKVKELVERTKSIIMATVDAEGTPNSSYAPFVQVENTFYILVSFMAKHTKNLADGRKTSIMFIEDESATKQIYARERLTIEASTSQVERDSETWNTVVAQLKEIHGKVVDVISEMKDFILIGLHPTKGSYVNGFGSAYFVDENLEIMEHRNDQNHQSK; encoded by the coding sequence ATGAATCATACAAATACTCAGGAAGAAGCTCAAAGACAGGCAAAACCTCTTGCACCTAAAGTAAAAGAACTGGTAGAAAGAACTAAAAGTATCATTATGGCAACAGTAGATGCTGAAGGAACGCCTAATTCTAGCTACGCTCCTTTTGTACAGGTAGAAAATACTTTTTATATTTTGGTTTCTTTCATGGCAAAACATACAAAGAATCTTGCTGACGGAAGAAAAACTTCTATTATGTTTATCGAAGATGAGTCTGCTACAAAGCAAATTTATGCAAGAGAAAGATTAACGATTGAAGCTTCTACTTCTCAGGTTGAAAGAGATTCTGAAACCTGGAATACTGTAGTAGCTCAATTAAAAGAAATTCACGGTAAAGTGGTAGACGTAATTTCTGAAATGAAAGATTTTATCTTGATCGGTCTTCATCCAACGAAAGGTTCTTATGTAAACGGTTTCGGAAGTGCTTATTTCGTAGATGAAAATCTTGAAATTATGGAGCACAGAAACGATCAGAATCACCAGAGTAAGTAG
- a CDS encoding 4'-phosphopantetheinyl transferase family protein, translating to MPLYRDFSDDTATILVWKYDENEELNIDELLEPENAEKVKDYHPKKLLEVLMVRKLLKSLKPNSKILYKEREPFLSPKDAEISITHSYPFAAIAISKNKIGIDIEKFNPKILRVIDKFTYENERGFIPFDTEVVFYTIIWSVKESMYKIHHSKHWSLKKHYEVRPFELKHLHHIKCRVHDDQISDELKARVEFFDEYCFTIVEE from the coding sequence ATGCCTCTTTACCGAGATTTTTCTGATGATACTGCAACCATTCTGGTCTGGAAATACGACGAGAATGAGGAACTTAATATTGATGAACTTTTAGAGCCCGAAAATGCCGAAAAAGTAAAAGATTATCATCCTAAAAAATTGCTGGAAGTTTTAATGGTTAGAAAACTTTTGAAAAGCTTAAAACCCAATTCTAAAATTCTGTATAAAGAAAGGGAACCGTTTTTATCACCGAAAGATGCCGAAATTTCTATCACCCATTCTTATCCTTTTGCAGCGATTGCCATTTCTAAAAATAAAATAGGAATTGACATTGAAAAATTTAATCCTAAAATTTTAAGGGTTATTGACAAATTCACTTACGAAAATGAAAGAGGTTTTATCCCTTTTGATACGGAAGTTGTTTTTTATACAATCATTTGGAGCGTGAAGGAAAGTATGTACAAAATTCATCACTCCAAACATTGGTCGCTGAAAAAGCATTATGAAGTAAGACCTTTTGAATTAAAACATCTGCATCACATTAAATGTAGAGTTCATGATGATCAGATTTCAGACGAGCTCAAAGCAAGAGTGGAATTTTTTGACGAATATTGTTTTACGATTGTGGAAGAGTAG
- a CDS encoding FUSC family protein, whose translation MNYSSELKKIVTSQYVYSSIRITLATVIPCLVLSYFGLLKEYFLFPLGTSFVALTDQPGPFIRRRNSLTFAIFCFVVVASIASLVKGIIPLVLLEVIVFGMFFSLIGVYGQRLAAVGSLALVVLAIFIDGHLTGANILKSLLIFAAGCIWFLLIFLIVTTIQPYKLASQMIGENYLQLAEFLKIKANYYQKNPDFDKLSLQVITKQIGIKNLQEETRETVFKTRTIVNESTTISRLLMLMFLNSMDLHEKLMTSESDYKKLQESFEDTEILVKIHDYLNILSEEIANIGISLQSSTRARPIFNLEVRFHELNVHYFELRNKEMTPENLENFMILRQIMMRINEITKEISEIYKVFSQNVKLAKSLSTGLDLKKFMPKEEKINFKVLKSNISLTSSHFRHAIRITVALLLGYLVSLLPFVEIGHTYWILITIVAILKPAYSITKQRNLLRFYGTVAGAVIAYGLLYFIHINAVLFAILLLSMILCFSLLKGRYFWAVLFMTIYVFMSFNFLNPGNVNVIFKDRIVDTFIAGIIAFVVSYIVLPVWEHTQNLDLMKKSAESNLTYFHSVMSKFLNDGFNVEDYKVKRKNAIISLANLSDNFQRMISDPKNQQKKLEVVHQFVATSHLITAYTASLSQYAKSDQEYPEIDSESWSKKIESEMNQVSAILNGDKITESLRMDSRLEPEDSSIENMLHKRKTELLENEHFDTRDPNKISHLTELKNIHDVLELIYDVAKEQRKVIEKYRNEENSTLPQS comes from the coding sequence ATGAACTATTCTTCGGAGCTCAAAAAAATCGTAACCAGCCAATATGTATATTCTTCCATAAGAATTACATTGGCGACGGTGATTCCGTGTTTAGTTCTCTCCTACTTCGGTTTGCTCAAAGAATATTTTCTTTTTCCTTTGGGAACCAGCTTTGTTGCATTAACAGATCAGCCGGGGCCATTTATCAGACGTAGAAATTCATTGACTTTTGCTATTTTCTGCTTTGTAGTTGTTGCGTCAATTGCGAGTCTGGTGAAAGGAATTATTCCGCTTGTTCTTCTGGAAGTGATTGTTTTCGGAATGTTTTTCTCATTAATCGGAGTTTACGGACAGAGATTAGCGGCTGTAGGTTCTTTAGCCTTAGTCGTTTTAGCCATCTTTATTGATGGTCATTTAACCGGCGCCAATATTCTGAAAAGTTTACTGATTTTTGCAGCCGGATGTATCTGGTTTTTGTTGATTTTCCTTATTGTTACTACAATTCAGCCGTATAAACTGGCAAGTCAGATGATTGGTGAAAATTATCTTCAGCTTGCAGAATTCCTTAAAATTAAAGCAAATTATTACCAGAAAAATCCTGATTTCGATAAGCTCAGTTTGCAAGTTATTACAAAGCAGATCGGCATTAAAAATCTTCAGGAAGAAACCCGCGAAACTGTTTTTAAAACAAGAACCATCGTAAATGAATCCACAACAATAAGCCGATTATTGATGCTGATGTTTCTGAATTCAATGGACCTTCACGAGAAACTGATGACCTCTGAAAGCGATTACAAAAAGCTTCAGGAAAGTTTTGAAGACACCGAAATTTTAGTTAAAATCCATGATTATTTAAATATCCTTTCCGAAGAAATTGCCAACATCGGTATCTCTTTACAAAGCAGCACACGAGCAAGACCAATTTTCAATCTTGAAGTACGCTTTCATGAGCTTAATGTACATTATTTCGAATTGAGAAATAAGGAAATGACTCCCGAGAATTTGGAAAATTTCATGATTCTACGCCAGATTATGATGCGTATCAATGAAATCACCAAAGAGATCAGTGAGATTTACAAGGTTTTTTCTCAGAACGTAAAACTTGCAAAAAGTCTTTCTACAGGTTTAGATTTAAAGAAATTTATGCCTAAAGAAGAGAAAATTAATTTTAAAGTTTTAAAAAGCAATATTTCTCTTACCTCATCACATTTTCGTCATGCGATAAGAATTACGGTTGCACTTTTGTTGGGATATTTGGTTTCTTTGCTTCCGTTTGTAGAAATTGGTCATACTTATTGGATTTTAATTACCATTGTTGCTATTTTAAAACCGGCTTACTCTATTACCAAACAGAGAAATCTTCTGCGTTTCTACGGAACAGTTGCAGGAGCGGTGATTGCTTATGGTTTATTGTACTTTATCCACATTAATGCTGTGCTTTTTGCTATTCTTTTGTTGAGCATGATTTTATGTTTCAGTTTATTAAAAGGAAGATATTTCTGGGCGGTTTTGTTTATGACGATTTATGTTTTTATGAGTTTTAATTTCTTAAATCCGGGAAATGTAAATGTTATTTTTAAAGACCGAATTGTAGATACTTTTATCGCCGGAATTATCGCTTTTGTGGTTTCGTATATTGTACTTCCTGTTTGGGAACATACGCAGAATTTAGATTTAATGAAAAAATCTGCAGAATCTAATCTCACCTATTTTCACAGCGTAATGTCTAAGTTTTTGAATGATGGTTTTAATGTAGAAGACTATAAAGTAAAACGTAAAAACGCCATCATTTCTTTAGCCAATCTTTCGGATAATTTCCAGAGAATGATTTCTGATCCAAAAAATCAGCAGAAAAAACTCGAAGTAGTCCATCAATTTGTAGCAACTTCACACTTGATTACAGCGTATACAGCTTCATTATCTCAATATGCCAAAAGTGATCAGGAATATCCCGAAATAGACTCTGAAAGCTGGAGCAAAAAAATAGAATCTGAAATGAATCAGGTTTCGGCGATACTTAATGGAGACAAGATCACCGAAAGCTTAAGAATGGACAGTCGCCTTGAACCTGAAGATTCTTCTATTGAAAATATGCTTCACAAAAGAAAAACTGAACTTCTCGAAAATGAACATTTCGACACAAGAGATCCTAATAAAATTTCTCATTTAACTGAACTGAAAAATATCCACGATGTTTTGGAATTGATTTATGATGTTGCTAAGGAACAGCGAAAAGTAATTGAAAAGTACAGAAACGAAGAAAATTCTACTCTTCCACAATCGTAA
- the ahcY gene encoding adenosylhomocysteinase: MSTTTQYVPYKVKDISLAEWGRKEITLAEAEMPGLMSIREEYGPSQPLKGARIAGCLHMTIQTAVLIETLVALGAEVTWSSCNIFSTQDHAAAAIAAAGIPVYAWKGLNEEDFDWCIEQTLFFGEDRKPLNMILDDGGDLTNMVFDKYPEFTKDIKGLSEETTTGVHRLYERMKNGTLVMPAINVNDSVTKSKFDNKYGCKESAVDAVRRATDVMLAGKRVVVCGYGDVGKGTAASFRGAGSIVTVTEIDPICALQAAMDGYEVKRLDTVVDNADIVITTTGNFNIVRGEHFLKMKDKAIVCNIGHFDNEIDMAWLNENYGSTKSEVKPQVDIYTIEGKEVIILAEGRLVNLGCATGHPSFVMSNSFSNQTLAQIELWNNSAAYGNEVYMLPKHLDEKVAALHLKKLSVELEVLSTEQAEYIGVDVKGPFKPEYYRY, translated from the coding sequence ATGAGTACAACAACACAATACGTTCCTTATAAAGTTAAGGACATTTCCTTAGCAGAATGGGGAAGAAAAGAAATTACCCTTGCAGAAGCAGAAATGCCAGGTTTGATGTCAATCCGTGAAGAATACGGACCATCTCAACCATTGAAAGGAGCTAGAATCGCAGGATGTCTTCACATGACAATCCAGACTGCAGTTTTGATCGAAACTTTGGTTGCTCTGGGTGCTGAAGTTACTTGGTCTTCTTGTAACATTTTCTCTACACAAGATCACGCTGCTGCTGCAATCGCTGCTGCAGGAATTCCTGTGTATGCTTGGAAAGGTCTTAACGAAGAAGATTTCGACTGGTGTATCGAGCAGACTTTATTCTTCGGTGAAGACAGAAAACCATTAAACATGATTTTGGATGATGGTGGAGATTTAACAAACATGGTTTTTGATAAATACCCTGAATTCACAAAAGATATCAAAGGTCTTTCTGAAGAAACTACAACTGGTGTTCACAGATTGTACGAAAGAATGAAAAACGGAACTTTGGTAATGCCTGCAATCAACGTAAATGATTCAGTTACTAAATCAAAATTCGACAACAAATACGGATGTAAAGAATCTGCAGTAGATGCTGTAAGAAGAGCGACTGACGTAATGTTGGCTGGAAAAAGAGTGGTAGTTTGCGGATACGGAGACGTAGGTAAAGGTACTGCTGCATCTTTCAGAGGAGCTGGTTCTATCGTTACTGTTACTGAAATCGACCCAATTTGTGCACTTCAGGCTGCAATGGACGGTTACGAAGTAAAAAGATTGGATACTGTAGTTGATAACGCAGATATCGTAATCACTACAACTGGTAACTTCAACATTGTAAGAGGAGAACACTTCCTTAAAATGAAAGACAAAGCTATCGTTTGTAACATCGGTCACTTCGATAACGAAATCGATATGGCTTGGTTGAACGAAAACTATGGTTCTACAAAATCTGAAGTTAAACCTCAAGTTGACATCTACACAATCGAAGGTAAAGAAGTAATTATTCTTGCTGAAGGTAGATTGGTAAACCTTGGTTGTGCTACAGGTCACCCATCTTTTGTAATGTCTAACTCTTTCTCTAACCAGACTTTGGCTCAAATCGAACTTTGGAACAACTCTGCAGCTTACGGAAACGAAGTGTACATGTTGCCTAAGCATTTAGATGAAAAAGTAGCAGCTCTTCACCTTAAGAAATTAAGCGTTGAGTTAGAAGTTCTTTCTACTGAGCAAGCTGAATACATCGGTGTTGACGTGAAAGGACCTTTCAAACCTGAGTATTACAGATACTAA